The nucleotide window TTAGTGGATGCACCACCGGACCAACGCTTCTACCACGACATTGAGCTATGGTACAACACCACCcataacaaatttgcatcttatgcatggattgacttgcattatgattgccttgttgcatcttgtattaccttgtcttccatgatatatgagcttgtgcacttccttagcaaatttgttgtgatattccttgatggcatattcatacatcatgatcgcattgcctaccatcaattgcatgatcacatactCACATTGAGCACCAATTACCATGTTCATGTTTTTGATACACCGCCCcattatgacatcattttgcacaatggttgcattgatcacattcacaatacatttgtgtgcacaatgaatgcttttgctcccatgaatgctttgcatatcaGTCTATATCATCTTACTAAGCTTGATGCGCTTTGCCACGGACAATCTTGCCGCacggactcattcttacatgatggacaccttgtgtgcgctaaccattaTATTTCAAAGTGTCatttgtgtttgctctttttgcatgtgtaccactccggagacaccttggagtacttggattgcgccatgtCTTCCACTTCGTCCAATTACAAGTCCATCCAtgacaaccgtttccatggtgatgaggttttcgatccgaggtcggatatttcccaagggaggggagatgatgcggagcatcctacgatcatccccatgtacactacgtctactccccaagccccaagtggacctacgaccagacctcaaacatacgccattggacacaaggtgaacccGTTCCTAAATGCTTCCCCTTTCCACTCGTGCGAGACATGGTTGCTACCTAATGCAAAGACACTACGTGTGGTCATGGTCTGAGGAGATGACCATGGAGATGTTTGAAGCATAGGACAAGTCCACACGGAAGCGGATCAAGAAGTGCCTCAAGTGGAGTCGCCGCGGAGCTACAGCGGCCGCGGAGCCGGGACATCCGGCGCCACCAACCAGAAGAAGACCAGATAGAGATAGACGCCAGGCGACtctacagcggccggacatccggccgacCCCCCAGACATCCGGCGCATGCCCGGAAATCCCACGCACGATATCTAGAGAGCAGAAGAATCGGGCAGCTCCAACCCAGACATCCGGCTCTTCGTGAGCCATCGAacatccggcccccagcccggacatccggcccctgcgTGTGCGCAGAGAAcgggccaagggcccatgtatcccccctctcacttaccccttcgtgggctagcactatatatagaccccctcatcctcctagttagggttagcgttgtgttagctcatatgtgagatagagcttcgctcatccatccggatctactccatTGCGAGGGACCGTtacctcttcggagaagatccacctcggattcaagaccccttcatgggaagatacctcaagacctcctcacaaagaagaaccggttacctttGTATCGTTCTTTGTTGATCGTGCATCTTGTATCTtgttgtgtttcgaggatctagcatatgtgtgacctaatctcgttggtttgagtgattctcttgtgtttaTCTTCGTGTTTTCCCCTTTGTGTTTTTCGTGTTCATCGTGTGATCCGCTCCATTCGTGAAatatcggccatctagggtttcACCCTACATCATTTCTCTTCTCCTCCCCTCTCCCACCACCCACCGCCGCCATAGCCATCGCTGCCCATTTTCCTGGCTGCCTCATTGTCCAGCCCGACCGCCCAAAGCCCGACCGCCGGATTTGTGCCTTCCTCGCCCGGCCCCGGCAGCCAACTGGTAGATCTGTTGCGGCATGATTTGGCGCATCCGACCACGGGTGACTACGCCTTGCCATGGATTGGCACGATACCGGACCACACAGCCCTGGCAACGCCTCTACGCTACATGTAGGTATTGACTACGCCTCTAGCTGCTCCGACCTATCCCGTCGGCGGTTCACCGACAAAAACATGCTTGGCCGTTGCCCGGGCTCGGCGCTGGCCCAGCGCGCGGCTCGTCGGCTCATCGTTGCGGCTCATAAAGTGCGACGACTGCCCGCGACAGGTCATTTGCCGCGTTCCTACCACGCCGGGACATCCCGAATGTGTGTCCTTCAAGTGCAAAAATAATGGGATATGTGCTTCTTTTGATTCGGCTGTGCTCCCGGAATCGGCGCATTTTCGTAGCTCGTTGCTTATACTCAATTTTGTGTGTATGATGGATAGTTTGGGTACTGAGAAGAAGAATACGTCGATCTATTGATAGCACGAAATTTGATAGATGCTCATGCACTTGTTGGTAGAATAGAGACTAGAGATGAGATTAGATGCGAAGCAACGTCGGCTTCTTTAGAATCGAAGAAGAAAgtttttgttttctttggtcttgctctCCTAGCGAAGAATTAGTGAATGTACTCAAAATGTCGTTGATGAAATAAGAGAAATGTGGCCAAAGAAAATACATACGGGCATCAGCCGAGCCGTGACGGACCAGATGCATTGGATGCACGGCCAGCGTATTAAAAAAAACAGTCTAATACCGTCTCATTGCTCTACTTGAACGGATAAAATTCACACAAAATAGACGTCCACTTGAAATGGTGCATTGAAGTTGGCCTAATAGCTGATACAGAACTTTCCAAGAGGTACAACTATGGGGTatttgttttcagggacttttTTAAATAGGGACTAGAAAAAATCCTTCTTAAAGACTTTTTTATCAAACGGGGgagactttttagggactaaactagatatttgggactaaatgaagaagactcttAAGGAAAGTCTTTTTGAGACTTCTCCAACAATGCCCCTCCATGCATCATTGACCCGCCACTCCATGATGTTGTGtgattgttatttttctatatactagggacaacatggtcatttaataaccttTAGAAAGGGACTAGGGATTTTTTTAGTCTCTAGAAACAAACATGAAAAAACTTTTTAGAGACTAAAAACTTTTTGATTGAGACTAGAAAAAGTTCTAATATTAGAAAACCAAACACCACCTATATCTCTGCCAACGCGTCGTAGGCGCAGTTGAAAAATAAATCAGATCCAAAAGGACAAGGCAAACGATGAATGGCGACGGTCTCTGCCCATTGACCTTATCCGCTCTAGAAGACCCGCGCGTAGCAGCTTCTCTGATCGTCACACGTGTCGCCCATCTGCCCGTACAGGGGCCGGCCGGGTCCCATGCCTTCCTGTCTGACCGAGCGGCAGCCCGCAGTCCCGAACGCAATTGGCTACGTGCGGCCATGCATGCAGCAACGATCCACACGTCGGCGGCCAGCGCCAGGGTGGAGCCGCCTCCCTCAGACGTGTCACCCGCGTACGAAGCACAATTTCCTAGGTGGACATTGAGCCTGACACTCCAAAATCCAACTTCTCGTCTTTCTTCTCCATCGCGGTAGTAAAATCTTTCCATCCTACGTAAATTTTAGTAGCATTTTCAGAGAGTCCAATATATTGAATTGGTGCTACTCGGGGAAGACTAGAATAGAATCTGCCTTTAACCAACTCTTGTCCATCGGTGACTTTTTCTTCTTCGCACGATCGAAGATGCAAGAATGTATACCAGCGCTATATAcacacctttctctctctctctctctctctctctctctctcacataACTAAGGTCCTCGGCATATATCTTCCTGAGCTTGCGTACACCGCAGCAGCTGACTGATCTTTGCCGGCCGGCGGAGCAGGTAGACGAAGATGCTGGGCGGCGGCGTGTCCTTCTCCTTAGGCGACGTGCTGACCATCTGCGGGCTGCTGGCGGTGCAGTGCATCTTCGGTCTCTACATGATGTTCCTCAACCGGCTACTCGTGGCCGGCGTCCCGTCgctcttcatcatcgtcgtcgcATGCGCCGCCTCCTCCGTCGTCGTTCTCCCCTTCGCCATCGCCCTCGAGAGGAAGAAATGGCCCAAGCGCTGGAGCCCCGTGTTGATAATCCAGCTCGTTATGATCTCCCTTGGAGGGTGAGAAACAAAAGTGAATCAATCGTAACCTTCCACACATATATACTAAGAGCTTATCATTTGCAGTCCATCTTTGCTTTTTTTTTCTTGCGAGAAGTTCATCTCTGCTCTTGATTGATAGCTAGACAGTCTTCATCATAAATGCTTCAAATAAAGTTGTATATATAGTAGTGTACTAACTGTTTATTTTGATAGATTTATATTTGCCAACAGTTATAGGTTTCAAAGTATTAAAATACTTAGAGTGAATTCCATTTTTACCTTGTAGTTGTACATTTGTGACACATATTACCCTATTTAGCGGAACTTTTATCGAAATGTCAGATTTTGGAGACTTTTAACACGGTTTTACCCAGTTTTACATTTTGTTTGTTTATGGTCGATAGGATCGGCATGTTGCGTCATTGATTTGTAAAAAGAACTGTAAGGATCGGAGGGCATCATTGGCGATCTTGTCCAAGCTTTTCTTGTCTATCTTTTCCACTCCTTGTGGCCGTCTACATGTTTCTGGATACAGGGCGTCACCTCACACCTTACCTGATGGACACGCATCAAAAAACAAGGGTCCAAAGATTTCAAAAAGGGTATTCTAGACGAATTTTCACTGGAAGGGGTAATTAGTGTCACAAATGTATAAATATGGGGTAAAAAGTGGAATTCACTCAAATACTTAAGATTTTCGTATATTATTATGTTCTGCAGTTATCTGCAGTTCTCTTAATCAGTTAACTCGGATCAAGTAAGCCTTCACCAAGTATTTATGATGATGATCGACATTTACCCCTAGATGGTTACTTGTCCATAATGTCCATAGTTCATCAAATGCATTGGTGTAAAGATTCAGATACTACCAAATGCTGGCAATCGGTTAACAAAACATTTTTTGTTCTTTGTGTAGGGTATCAATATACCAAGTCTTGATGATGCTCGGCGTCGAGCGGACCTCACCAGCGATCGCCTCGGCCATGCCCAATCTTGGCCCTGGCTTCATCTTCGTCATCGCCGCCTGCCTGAGGTACCGAACCAAATCCTTAATAAGGGAAAAACAACACATTGTTAACTTTCAGACTGACCAAGTAGCTCAACAACTAGAGACTCTGCTAATATATATGCAGGTTTGAGAGATTTGAGTGGAAGTGCAAGTACACCAGAGCAAAAATCTTGGGTACGTTGGTATGCATAAGTGGAGCAATGTGCGTGAGCTTCCTGAAGAATCCGGATCCCGGCACAGTGCCAGAGTCCGTTCCCAGGGACCAAGAGTTGTCTGGCATGAAAATCGACAGAGACTGGGTCCTTGGCTGTGTGTACCTGCTCACTGGAGTCACGGTCTTCGCTTGCAACACTGTCCTGCAGGTGCACGCTGATAAGATAAACACTAGTCATAACTGTGCCATTTTGTTAG belongs to Triticum urartu cultivar G1812 chromosome 7, Tu2.1, whole genome shotgun sequence and includes:
- the LOC125524551 gene encoding WAT1-related protein At5g47470-like, with translation MLGGGVSFSLGDVLTICGLLAVQCIFGLYMMFLNRLLVAGVPSLFIIVVACAASSVVVLPFAIALERKKWPKRWSPVLIIQLVMISLGGVSIYQVLMMLGVERTSPAIASAMPNLGPGFIFVIAACLRFERFEWKCKYTRAKILGTLVCISGAMCVSFLKNPDPGTVPESVPRDQELSGMKIDRDWVLGCVYLLTGVTVFACNTVLQAATLKRFPAPLSICVITAMMGSIFSAIIQVIMDGKLGAGTTGNIPRIIAEIVLVGGVVIGLCTTFQVSSIGRKGPVLVSMFSPFQTAFSAFISFIFFGQWIGTGCLVGIALMFAGLYVVLWAKNREDKMFAELALPSDSDATESDIERPFLQ